Proteins encoded together in one Telopea speciosissima isolate NSW1024214 ecotype Mountain lineage chromosome 6, Tspe_v1, whole genome shotgun sequence window:
- the LOC122664976 gene encoding geraniol 8-hydroxylase-like: MDLLTLFLGVSLVLWSLRTAFILNRRHRSKSISGKNLPPGPVPLPIVGSLFKLGDKPNESLAELAKTYGPLMTIKLGGVTTIVASSAAIAKEVLQTHDQALAGRTVVDAVRALNHYQSSMVWLSASPRWRNLRKLCNHQIFTTQRLDASESLRRLKVWQLLAHVRESAQLGQAVDVGQAAFATTLNLLSNTVFSVDMARPGSETAQEMKAVVWGLMEEAGKPNLSDYFSVLKPFDLQGIRRRFKIYLRRLHKLFDDMIDQRLNSKASISSPTIRNEDLLDVLLVHFQENASEFGHSDMKSLLVDIFGAGTDTTSTTLEWAMAELLHNPESMAKIQLELRENFVEGKPVEEADVARLPYLQAVVKETLRLHPPVPLLIPHRAETDVEICGFSVPKHSQVLINAWAISRDPSIWTNPTSFVPERFLGSSEIDVRGRDFELIPFGAGRRICPGMLLALRMVHLMLASLLQSFNWKLEGGMCSKEMDMADKFGITLQKAQPLRAIPLQVQVSES; encoded by the exons atggatttgTTGACCTTGTTCTTAGGTGTCTCTTTGGTCCTATGGAGTCTTCGGACAGCCTTTATCCTTAACAGGAGACACAGAAGTAAGTCAATCTCCGGCAAAAATCTCCCCCCAGGCCCAGTTCCTCTCCCCATAGTTGGTAGCCTCTTCAAACTCGGTGACAAACCGAACGAGTCACTCGCCGAACTCGCCAAGACCTATGGCCCTCTCATGACTATAAAGCTCGGTGGTGTGACCACCATAGTTGCTTCTTCTGCTGCCATAGCCAAAGAGGTTCTACAAACCCATGACCAGGCCCTAGCCGGTCGAACCGTGGTGGACGCAGTTCGGGCGTTGAACCACTACCAGTCATCTATGGTGTGGCTCTCTGCCTCCCCTCGCTGGCGAAACCTTCGCAAGCTCTGTAACCATCAGATCTTCACCACACAGAGACTTGACGCCAGTGAATCCCTGCGACGCCTGAAGGTGTGGCAACTCCTCGCTCATGTTCGTGAAAGTGCCCAACTGGGTCAAGCTGTTGACGTTGGTCAAGCCGCATTTGCCACCACTCTCAACTTGTTATCGAACACCGTCTTCTCCGTCGACATGGCTCGTCCCGGCTCTGAGACCGCACAGGAGATGAAAGCTGTGGTTTGGGGATTAATGGAAGAGGCAGGAAAGCCGAACCTTTCGGATTATTTCTCTGTACTGAAGCCGTTCGATCTACAGGGTATAAGGCGTCGGTTTAAGATTTATTTAAGAAGACTGCACAAGCTGTTCGACGATATGATCGACCAACGATTGAACTCCAAAgcttctatttcttctcctaCGATAAGAAATGAGGATTTATTAGATGTCCTTCTCGTTCATTTCCAAGAAAACGCTTCGGAATTTGGCCATTCCGATATGAAATCTTTGCTTGTG gACATATTCGGAGCAGGGACGGACACCACCTCAACAACATTAGAATGGGCCATGGCAGAGCTGCTCCATAATCCAGAATCAATGGCGAAGATTCAATTAGAGCTCCGAGAAAACTTTGTTGAAGGGAAACCAGTGGAAGAAGCAGATGTCGCTCGGCTTCCTTACTTACAAGCAGTGGTAAAGGAAACCTTGCGGCTACACCCACCCGTTCCACTCTTGATCCCTCACAGAGCCGAAACTGATGTGGAAATCTGTGGTTTCTCTGTACCCAAGCATTCTCAAGTACTGATCAACGCGTGGGCTATTAGTAGAGATCCCAGTATATGGACGAACCCCACTTCGTTTGTTCCTGAGAGGTTCTTGGGTTCGTCAGAAATTGATGTCAGAGGCAGAGACTTCGAGCTTATACCTTTCGGTGCTGGGAGAAGGATCTGTCCAGGGATGCTATTGGCGTTGCGGATGGTGCACTTGATGTTGGCTTCGCTTCTGCAATCGTTTAATTGGAAGCTTGAAGGTGGGATGTGCTCCAAAGAGATGGACATGGCCGATAAGTTTGGGATTACCTTGCAGAAAGCTCAGCCCCTCAGGGCAATACCCCTTCAGGTTCAGGTGTCCGAGTCTTGA